In the Opitutaceae bacterium genome, one interval contains:
- a CDS encoding HDOD domain-containing protein has product MTIEIEQILKDLRALPVAPQVLPRLQTLLGNLNTDTGDLVDLIKLDSGLASKVLRLSNSAFFSRGREVTAIDEAIGLIGYQETFRVVAHSSYSTFMNRPLLVYGLKPGALWDDAVVCAFAMEELSRRIGEDVNDGYSIGLLHGIGMVAVNDFLERNRKEGEPLPDFSRTTNPSRREIALIGMDHGEIGAALLRRWGFPESITEPISHRFSPMLCLDRQKTAYALNLACELTLAIRAVAEAPPAGDEQAAVHQEWNPHPEQLEFVELDREAIAETMETVSAKWADARAFLN; this is encoded by the coding sequence GTGACGATTGAGATCGAACAGATTCTGAAGGATCTCAGGGCCCTTCCGGTTGCCCCTCAGGTCCTTCCCCGTCTGCAGACCCTGCTGGGCAACCTGAACACCGACACGGGTGATCTGGTGGATCTGATCAAGCTTGATTCGGGCCTGGCCTCCAAAGTCCTCAGATTGAGCAACAGCGCCTTCTTTTCCCGCGGCAGGGAAGTCACTGCGATTGATGAGGCCATTGGATTGATCGGTTACCAGGAAACCTTCCGGGTGGTGGCGCATTCGTCGTACTCAACCTTCATGAACCGGCCGCTTCTGGTCTATGGTCTGAAGCCCGGCGCACTCTGGGATGACGCGGTGGTCTGTGCGTTTGCCATGGAGGAGCTCAGCCGTCGGATCGGCGAAGATGTCAATGACGGGTATTCGATCGGCTTGCTGCACGGGATCGGAATGGTGGCCGTCAACGATTTCCTGGAAAGGAACCGCAAAGAGGGAGAGCCGCTTCCCGATTTTTCCCGGACGACGAATCCATCAAGGCGGGAAATTGCCTTGATCGGAATGGATCACGGCGAAATCGGGGCGGCGCTGCTGCGCCGGTGGGGCTTCCCCGAGTCGATCACAGAACCGATCAGCCACCGCTTTTCGCCGATGTTGTGTCTGGACCGGCAGAAGACGGCCTACGCCCTGAATCTTGCCTGCGAGCTCACCCTTGCCATCCGGGCGGTGGCGGAAGCGCCTCCGGCTGGAGATGAGCAGGCGGCGGTCCATCAGGAATGGAACCCCCATCCCGAGCAGCTGGAGTTTGTCGAGCTGGACCGGGAGGCGATAGCCGAGACGATGGAAACAGTATCGGCCAAGTGGGCGGATGCGCGAGCCTTTCTGAATTGA
- a CDS encoding trypsin-like peptidase domain-containing protein, translated as MFLLKGRDPPNWVLVSLLAWLLGGCAAAPIDLADRHFEPEPALNLPLKGRAEVLLPLGVADRRIVVGEKYPVVTLEDGAALTRAAIGVFSKVFSQVAVRGDVEDPQFVLKIKGRAEVQRVWAVYRAEVEVRLETGADLVVGTWIGEGSDRSGVVNDQTALENAYREAFLDAASALVNDRRFVGLVWDGVPEGLERATSSVPARRRPEFEAIMRSVVTVRVITTRAAGEGEPPVVDELSHGSGFFVNGSGLVLTNHHVIGNSGSITVVCDARNYPAEIIASDEWADLALLQISEKESPFLKVAPERDAAAVGDEVLVVGSPVKSELDYSVSRGIVSSYRMMDGYSFLQTDAAINQGSSGGPVVSLKTGEVVGVVAMRYYGEGLGFALTSDVVTDFLRRNGVSLEKH; from the coding sequence ATGTTCCTGTTGAAGGGCAGAGACCCGCCTAACTGGGTTCTGGTCAGTCTGCTTGCCTGGCTTCTGGGTGGATGCGCGGCGGCGCCGATCGACCTGGCGGATCGGCATTTTGAGCCGGAGCCCGCACTGAACCTGCCGCTCAAGGGTCGAGCCGAGGTCCTGCTTCCGCTGGGAGTCGCGGATCGTCGGATCGTCGTCGGCGAGAAATACCCCGTGGTCACCCTGGAGGATGGGGCGGCACTGACCCGGGCGGCAATCGGGGTGTTTTCGAAAGTCTTCTCGCAGGTGGCCGTCCGGGGAGACGTCGAGGATCCGCAGTTTGTCCTCAAGATCAAGGGCCGGGCCGAGGTTCAACGGGTCTGGGCCGTCTATCGGGCCGAAGTGGAGGTGCGCCTGGAGACGGGCGCGGATTTGGTCGTCGGCACCTGGATTGGAGAGGGATCGGACCGTTCGGGGGTGGTCAATGATCAGACCGCCCTGGAGAACGCCTACCGGGAGGCCTTTCTCGATGCTGCTTCGGCTCTGGTCAATGATCGGCGCTTTGTCGGACTGGTCTGGGATGGTGTCCCTGAAGGACTGGAGCGAGCGACCTCGAGCGTGCCGGCCCGCCGCCGACCGGAGTTTGAAGCCATCATGCGCTCGGTGGTCACGGTCCGGGTGATCACGACGCGAGCGGCGGGGGAAGGGGAGCCGCCCGTGGTCGACGAGTTGTCCCACGGCTCGGGGTTTTTCGTGAACGGCAGCGGGTTGGTTCTGACGAACCATCATGTCATCGGGAATTCGGGGAGCATAACGGTTGTCTGCGATGCCAGGAATTACCCGGCGGAAATCATTGCCTCGGATGAATGGGCGGATCTGGCCCTCCTGCAGATTTCAGAGAAGGAGTCGCCCTTCCTGAAGGTGGCGCCCGAGCGGGATGCCGCAGCGGTGGGCGACGAGGTCCTGGTCGTGGGTTCGCCGGTCAAGAGTGAACTGGACTACTCCGTTTCCCGAGGGATCGTCAGTTCCTACCGCATGATGGACGGGTATTCCTTCCTGCAGACCGATGCCGCCATCAACCAGGGCAGCAGCGGCGGTCCCGTCGTCAGCCTGAAGACCGGCGAAGTCGTCGGCGTGGTGGCGATGCGCTATTACGGCGAAGGCCTGGGCTTTGCCCTGACCAGCGACGTGGTCACCGATTTCCTCCGGCGCAACGGCGTCTCGCTCGAAAAGCACTGA
- a CDS encoding fumarate hydratase, whose protein sequence is MANPPFVYQKPLPIGPDETEYRLITSDHVSVGTFDGREVLKVEPEALTRLTREAFRDVSFLLRSTHLQQVAAILDDPEARENDRFVALTLLRNARIASEGVLPFCQDTGTATIVAKKGQQVWTGANDEEFISKGVYETYTRENLRYSQTAPLTMYEEVNTRTNLPAQIDIYATEGESYEFLFVAKGGGSANKTFLYQETKALLNPASLEKFMIEKMKSLGTAGCPPYHLVFVIGGTSAETCLKTVKLASAKYLDTLPTTGNEHGRAFRDIELEKRILTRARETGIGAQFGGMHFALDVRIIRLPRHGASCPVGIGVSCSADRNIKARINRDGLWVEKLEHDPGRFIPERYRTASAGDAVAIDLNQPMSEILVTLSKYPVKTRLSLTGPMVVARDIAHAKIKERLDRGEGMPDYLKNHPVYYAGPAKTPTGKPSGSFGPTTAGRMDSYVNLFQENGGSMIMLAKGNRSPQVTEACKTHGGFYLGSIGGPAAILAQDNIRKVEVLEYPELGMEAVWRIEVENFPAFILVDDKGNDFFQML, encoded by the coding sequence ATGGCCAATCCTCCCTTTGTTTATCAGAAACCGCTCCCCATCGGCCCCGATGAAACCGAGTACCGGTTGATCACCTCTGACCATGTCAGCGTCGGCACCTTTGATGGCCGGGAAGTGCTCAAGGTGGAACCCGAGGCTCTGACCCGGTTGACCCGCGAGGCTTTCCGCGATGTCTCCTTTCTCCTCCGCTCGACCCATCTTCAGCAGGTCGCCGCCATCCTCGACGATCCCGAGGCCCGCGAAAACGACCGTTTCGTCGCCCTCACCCTGCTCCGCAACGCCCGGATCGCATCAGAAGGCGTTCTCCCTTTCTGTCAGGACACGGGAACCGCCACCATCGTGGCCAAGAAGGGTCAACAGGTCTGGACCGGCGCCAATGACGAGGAATTCATTTCCAAGGGCGTCTACGAAACCTACACCCGGGAGAATCTCCGCTACTCCCAGACCGCCCCCCTCACCATGTATGAGGAGGTCAATACGCGGACCAACCTGCCGGCCCAGATCGACATCTACGCGACGGAAGGCGAAAGCTACGAGTTTCTCTTCGTGGCCAAGGGGGGTGGCTCCGCCAACAAGACATTCCTTTACCAGGAAACGAAGGCACTGCTCAACCCGGCCAGCCTCGAGAAGTTCATGATCGAGAAGATGAAGTCACTCGGCACTGCCGGCTGCCCACCCTACCACCTGGTCTTCGTTATCGGCGGCACCTCGGCCGAGACCTGCCTCAAGACGGTCAAACTGGCCTCGGCCAAGTACCTCGATACCCTGCCCACCACCGGAAACGAGCATGGTCGGGCCTTCCGGGACATCGAACTTGAAAAACGCATCCTCACCCGGGCCCGTGAAACCGGCATCGGCGCCCAGTTCGGCGGAATGCATTTCGCCCTCGATGTCCGCATCATCCGACTCCCCCGCCACGGAGCGTCCTGCCCGGTCGGCATCGGGGTTTCCTGCTCGGCCGACCGCAATATCAAGGCCAGAATCAACCGCGACGGCCTCTGGGTGGAGAAACTCGAGCACGATCCCGGGCGCTTCATTCCCGAGCGTTACCGCACGGCCAGCGCAGGCGACGCGGTCGCGATCGACCTCAACCAACCCATGTCGGAGATCCTGGTGACGCTCTCCAAATACCCGGTCAAGACCCGCCTCTCCCTGACCGGACCCATGGTCGTGGCACGGGACATCGCCCACGCCAAGATCAAGGAACGCCTTGACCGTGGTGAGGGCATGCCGGACTACCTGAAGAACCACCCGGTCTATTACGCCGGTCCGGCCAAGACGCCAACCGGGAAACCTTCGGGATCCTTCGGCCCCACTACGGCCGGGCGGATGGATTCCTACGTCAATCTCTTCCAGGAAAACGGCGGCTCCATGATCATGCTGGCCAAGGGAAACCGCAGTCCCCAGGTCACCGAAGCCTGCAAGACGCACGGAGGCTTTTACCTGGGCTCCATCGGCGGTCCCGCCGCCATCCTCGCCCAGGATAATATCCGCAAGGTCGAGGTCCTCGAATACCCGGAACTGGGCATGGAGGCGGTCTGGAGGATCGAGGTCGAAAACTTCCCGGCTTTCATTCTCGTCGACGACAAGGGCAACGATTTCTTCCAGATGCTCTAG
- a CDS encoding carbamoyltransferase, with the protein MPTTSRTILGLSGYYHDSAAALIADGRIVAAAQEERFTRKKHDPGFPRHAVAYCLREAGLTIGEIDYVAFYEKPLRKFDRLLETYLAFAPVGFRSFRAAMPEWLKTKLHLPREIRKALGASGKRGLLFCGHHESHAASAFFPSPFGEAAILTLDGVGEWDTATIGIGRGNDIELLQTLPFPASPGLLYSAFTYQCGFRVNSGEYKLMGLAPYGEPRYEKTIRDHLIDLREDGSFALDLQYFNYCQGLTMTNRRFDRLFDGPPRQPESPITQREADLAASVQVVIEDVVLRMARTARNLTGQRNLCLAGGVALNCVANGKLLRSGRFDDIWIQPAAGDAGGALGAALLIHFRVLRNERTQPAGDTMRGSLLGPSFNGAEIQSAIDNLGARGTRMDESKVLEQTVDALEAGQVVGWFQGRMEFGPRALGARSILGDPRNPQMQRKMNLQIKFRESFRPFAPAVLADKAAAWFDLDPPSPYMLLVAGVSARHRVIHAGAPPAEGGFLERLATRRSTIPAVTHVDGSARIQTVDGQANPRFQQLLTRFEARTGCPILVNTSFNVRGEPPVCTPADAIRCFLATGMDLLVIGDHILRKTDQPENLVQDHVSHKEAFALD; encoded by the coding sequence ATGCCCACCACCTCCCGCACCATTCTGGGCCTTTCCGGCTATTACCACGACAGTGCCGCCGCCCTCATCGCCGACGGCCGGATCGTGGCCGCCGCCCAGGAGGAAAGGTTCACCCGGAAAAAACATGACCCCGGTTTCCCCAGACACGCAGTCGCCTACTGCCTCCGTGAAGCCGGCCTGACCATCGGGGAAATCGACTACGTCGCCTTCTACGAAAAACCCCTCCGCAAGTTCGATCGATTGCTCGAGACCTACCTTGCCTTTGCCCCGGTCGGCTTCCGATCATTCCGGGCCGCCATGCCGGAATGGTTGAAGACCAAGCTGCACCTGCCGCGCGAGATCCGCAAAGCGCTCGGCGCTTCCGGAAAGCGCGGGCTCCTGTTCTGCGGTCATCATGAATCCCATGCGGCCAGCGCCTTCTTTCCCAGCCCCTTCGGCGAGGCGGCCATCCTCACCCTCGACGGCGTGGGCGAATGGGACACCGCCACCATTGGAATCGGCCGGGGCAACGATATTGAGCTCCTCCAGACCCTGCCCTTCCCCGCTTCGCCCGGATTGCTCTACAGTGCCTTCACCTACCAATGCGGTTTCCGGGTCAATTCCGGCGAATACAAACTGATGGGCCTCGCTCCGTATGGAGAACCTCGATACGAGAAGACGATCCGGGACCACCTGATCGACCTGCGTGAAGACGGATCCTTCGCCCTGGATCTTCAATACTTCAATTACTGCCAGGGACTGACCATGACCAACCGTCGCTTCGACCGGCTGTTCGACGGCCCGCCCCGGCAACCGGAATCTCCGATCACCCAGCGGGAAGCCGACCTGGCCGCCTCCGTCCAGGTCGTCATCGAGGACGTCGTCCTGCGCATGGCCCGGACCGCCCGTAACCTGACCGGCCAGAGGAATCTCTGCCTGGCCGGCGGGGTCGCCCTCAACTGCGTGGCCAATGGCAAGCTTCTCCGCTCGGGTCGCTTCGACGACATCTGGATCCAACCCGCCGCCGGTGACGCCGGCGGCGCCCTCGGCGCGGCGCTCCTCATTCACTTCCGCGTGCTCCGGAACGAACGGACGCAGCCAGCCGGCGACACCATGCGAGGGTCATTGCTCGGCCCATCTTTCAATGGAGCCGAGATCCAGTCCGCCATCGACAACCTGGGCGCACGGGGCACCCGAATGGATGAAAGCAAGGTGCTTGAACAGACCGTCGACGCCCTAGAGGCCGGCCAGGTCGTCGGATGGTTCCAGGGCCGCATGGAGTTCGGCCCCCGGGCTCTCGGGGCCCGCAGCATCCTCGGCGACCCTCGAAACCCGCAGATGCAAAGGAAGATGAATCTCCAGATCAAGTTCCGCGAATCCTTCCGTCCGTTCGCCCCGGCCGTCCTCGCCGACAAGGCCGCCGCCTGGTTCGACCTCGATCCGCCTTCGCCCTACATGCTTCTTGTCGCCGGCGTCTCCGCCCGGCACCGGGTCATTCATGCCGGAGCGCCTCCGGCCGAAGGCGGCTTTCTCGAACGCCTCGCCACCCGCCGATCAACCATTCCCGCCGTGACCCACGTTGATGGCTCCGCCCGCATCCAGACCGTCGACGGTCAGGCCAACCCGCGCTTTCAACAACTCCTGACTCGATTCGAAGCCCGGACCGGTTGTCCCATCCTGGTGAATACGAGCTTCAATGTCCGGGGCGAACCCCCTGTCTGCACGCCGGCCGACGCCATCCGCTGCTTTCTCGCCACCGGGATGGACCTGCTCGTGATCGGCGATCACATCCTCCGGAAGACCGATCAACCCGAAAACCTCGTGCAGGACCACGTCAGTCACAAGGAGGCCTTCGCCCTCGACTGA
- a CDS encoding DUF5989 family protein, which produces MSQPERRESDFEADGPPRRRGLLRELAGFLRHNRKYWMAPLILLLLLVGLLILVAGSSIAPFIYPLF; this is translated from the coding sequence ATGTCCCAACCGGAAAGACGTGAAAGTGACTTCGAGGCGGACGGACCGCCCCGGCGCCGCGGATTGCTGCGGGAACTCGCGGGCTTCCTCCGACACAATCGCAAATACTGGATGGCGCCGCTCATTCTTCTTCTGCTCCTCGTCGGCCTGCTCATCCTCGTCGCCGGAAGCAGCATCGCCCCGTTCATCTACCCGTTGTTCTGA
- a CDS encoding MOSC domain-containing protein: MAETESARVTLQEGVSSDFRGRPGRRQVTVLSQEAWQAACAELGTGLPWTTRRANLLVEGLSFGADSVGTILQIGDARLEITGETDPCERMTEAHAGLREALTPDWRGGVCCRVLEAGRISVGDPVSLRDGDPRA, encoded by the coding sequence ATGGCTGAAACAGAATCGGCCCGGGTCACTCTTCAGGAAGGCGTCAGCAGCGATTTCCGCGGCCGACCCGGTCGTCGTCAGGTCACCGTCCTCAGCCAGGAAGCCTGGCAGGCCGCCTGCGCCGAGCTCGGCACCGGTCTCCCCTGGACGACCCGGCGGGCCAATCTCCTGGTGGAGGGACTCTCCTTCGGTGCCGATTCGGTGGGAACGATTCTTCAGATCGGAGACGCCCGACTCGAGATCACCGGCGAAACCGATCCCTGCGAACGGATGACCGAGGCCCATGCGGGCCTGCGGGAAGCCCTCACCCCCGATTGGAGGGGCGGTGTCTGTTGCCGGGTGCTCGAAGCAGGGCGGATCAGCGTGGGAGATCCTGTTTCGCTGCGCGATGGCGATCCCCGAGCCTGA
- a CDS encoding NAD-binding protein: protein MKFFVSQFSYFLADKDAQRNLRALRTYLFFMLGVIFVFSVLFHFIMHYAEGQEHSWLTGLYWTLTVMSTLGFGDITFHSDLGRLFSLLVLLSGIILLLIMLPFAFIRYFYAPWLEAQLHAQAPRKVPADFRDHVIICQRDSITPGLTRRLTFNRIPFVVLEPDPTVAARLNSPDFRVVTGEIDHRDTYENLRVDSARLVFANAEDTTNTNITLTVRSVSQQAPILALAEEEASIDIFELSGANETLPLKRRLGEQLASRLSVGIGTAHVVGSFKDLKIVEFLVHHTPLAGKTLKETRLRQETGINVVAVWQQGQLMPVGPDLKLENTMVPVAVGTHDQVERLNQLLGSAPNRPQKPVMVIGMGKVGISTAHALKKLGIRVHLVEKDERLRRQLEGQFDHVVFGDAADLQILEKAGIHDVGAVALTTNSDAVNIHLTVYCRRLQPDLNIVTRVTKERNVEAIYRAGADFVQSYASLGREFIMALLLNREPIMVGEGADFFSVDVPPRLVGSSLADSQIGAQTGLIVIAIETDSQTLTNPHPATRLEKDARLVMLGTNAQRSRFLEAFEK, encoded by the coding sequence ATGAAATTCTTCGTCTCCCAGTTTTCCTACTTCCTCGCGGACAAGGATGCCCAGCGCAACCTCAGGGCCCTGCGGACCTACCTCTTCTTCATGCTGGGGGTCATCTTCGTTTTCTCCGTCCTGTTTCACTTCATCATGCACTACGCGGAGGGGCAGGAGCACTCGTGGTTGACCGGGCTCTACTGGACCCTGACCGTGATGAGCACCCTCGGTTTCGGCGATATCACCTTTCACAGTGATCTCGGTCGGTTGTTCAGCCTCCTTGTCCTGCTTTCCGGCATCATCCTGCTTCTCATCATGCTGCCGTTTGCCTTCATCCGCTACTTCTATGCCCCGTGGCTCGAGGCCCAACTCCACGCCCAGGCTCCACGAAAGGTACCCGCGGACTTCAGGGACCATGTCATCATCTGCCAGCGCGATTCGATCACGCCCGGGCTGACCCGAAGACTCACCTTCAACCGGATTCCCTTCGTCGTCCTCGAGCCCGACCCTACCGTAGCCGCCCGCCTGAACTCTCCCGACTTCCGGGTGGTTACCGGAGAGATCGACCACCGGGACACCTACGAGAACCTGCGGGTTGACTCCGCCCGCCTCGTCTTTGCCAATGCCGAGGACACGACCAACACCAACATCACGCTGACCGTCCGCAGCGTCAGCCAGCAGGCTCCCATCCTCGCCCTGGCCGAGGAGGAGGCCTCCATCGACATCTTTGAACTCAGCGGTGCCAATGAAACGCTGCCGCTGAAGAGGCGACTCGGTGAGCAGCTCGCCTCACGGCTCAGTGTCGGAATCGGCACCGCGCATGTCGTCGGCTCATTCAAGGATCTCAAGATCGTTGAGTTCCTTGTCCACCACACTCCGCTGGCCGGAAAGACCCTCAAAGAAACCCGCCTCCGGCAGGAAACCGGGATCAATGTGGTGGCGGTCTGGCAACAGGGCCAGCTGATGCCCGTCGGTCCTGATCTGAAGCTGGAGAACACCATGGTGCCGGTCGCTGTCGGGACCCACGACCAGGTCGAGCGCCTCAACCAATTGCTGGGATCGGCACCCAATCGACCTCAGAAACCCGTCATGGTGATCGGGATGGGCAAAGTGGGAATATCAACCGCCCACGCCCTCAAGAAACTCGGGATCCGCGTGCACCTGGTCGAAAAGGACGAACGTCTCCGTCGTCAACTTGAAGGTCAGTTCGATCATGTCGTCTTTGGGGACGCCGCCGATCTTCAGATCCTCGAGAAAGCCGGTATCCACGACGTCGGGGCGGTCGCCCTCACCACCAACAGCGATGCGGTCAACATCCACCTCACCGTCTACTGCCGGCGCCTGCAACCCGACCTGAACATCGTCACCCGGGTGACGAAGGAGCGCAACGTCGAGGCGATCTACCGCGCCGGGGCGGACTTCGTGCAGAGCTATGCCTCTCTCGGTCGGGAGTTCATCATGGCCCTGCTTCTCAATCGTGAACCGATCATGGTCGGGGAAGGCGCCGATTTCTTTTCAGTCGATGTCCCACCCCGTCTCGTCGGTTCGAGCCTGGCGGACAGTCAGATCGGCGCCCAGACCGGATTGATCGTCATCGCGATCGAAACGGATTCCCAGACCCTGACCAATCCCCACCCGGCCACCCGACTGGAAAAGGACGCCCGCCTCGTGATGCTCGGCACCAACGCCCAACGCAGCCGGTTCCTCGAGGCGTTTGAGAAATAG
- a CDS encoding MBL fold metallo-hydrolase, whose amino-acid sequence MRISIHGAAGDVTGSAYLVRSDQASVLVDFGMFQGGREDDRLNRLPARILNRPLDAVVLTHGHLDHVGRLPLLARHGFKGHIFATEATIEMAGLILRDSARIQSGDLERTNRKRKRAGLEPLDPLYTAEDAEATLRLMRPLPYDKETQVAPGVLVTGQEAGHMLGSVSLRLRVAERKGTRVVVFSGDIGPKGAALLKDAEPFRQADLVFLESTYGDREHKALDATLEEARTIIVQAVAGGGKILVPAFAVGRVQQLLYYLAILFKSGEIKPFPVIVDSPMATEATRIYRDHAELFDEETMALRDEGVLREFFDRHVQFTVSADESRAVNKMKGPLLILAGSGMCTAGRILHHLKQNLWRPETSVVIVGYQARRTLGRQLVDGSSKVRIFGEDIAVKASVHTLNGFSAHAGQTELVEWFGALAGSNPKLVLTHGEEDPRHALAAKIKERYGIDAVLPKLNDSIAI is encoded by the coding sequence ATGAGGATATCCATCCATGGAGCGGCCGGCGACGTGACCGGATCCGCTTACCTGGTCCGCTCCGACCAAGCATCGGTCCTTGTCGACTTCGGCATGTTTCAGGGCGGGCGCGAAGATGACCGGCTCAACCGACTTCCGGCGCGCATCCTCAATCGACCGCTCGATGCGGTGGTCCTGACTCACGGGCACCTCGATCATGTCGGTCGCCTGCCCCTCCTGGCCCGCCATGGCTTCAAGGGGCACATCTTTGCGACCGAAGCGACGATCGAGATGGCCGGACTCATCCTGCGGGATTCGGCCCGGATCCAGTCCGGCGATCTCGAGCGGACGAACCGGAAGCGGAAACGGGCGGGTCTCGAGCCGCTTGATCCTCTCTACACGGCCGAGGATGCCGAGGCGACGCTTCGCTTGATGCGGCCCTTGCCCTATGACAAGGAAACTCAGGTGGCACCCGGTGTCCTGGTGACCGGTCAGGAAGCCGGGCACATGCTGGGATCCGTGAGTCTCCGGCTGAGGGTCGCGGAGCGCAAAGGGACCAGGGTCGTTGTCTTTTCCGGCGATATCGGACCGAAGGGTGCTGCGCTGCTCAAGGATGCGGAGCCGTTCCGGCAGGCGGACCTGGTCTTTCTGGAGTCGACCTACGGGGATCGGGAGCACAAGGCGCTCGATGCCACTCTGGAGGAGGCGCGGACGATCATCGTTCAGGCCGTGGCCGGTGGGGGGAAGATCCTGGTGCCGGCCTTTGCGGTCGGCCGGGTTCAGCAGCTGCTTTACTACCTCGCCATCCTCTTCAAATCGGGTGAGATCAAACCCTTCCCGGTGATTGTGGACAGCCCGATGGCGACGGAGGCGACGCGGATCTATCGAGACCACGCGGAGCTTTTCGATGAAGAAACCATGGCCTTGCGCGATGAAGGCGTTCTTCGGGAATTCTTTGACCGGCATGTGCAATTCACGGTATCCGCCGATGAATCACGCGCCGTCAACAAGATGAAGGGCCCCCTCCTGATCCTGGCCGGGTCGGGGATGTGCACGGCCGGCCGGATTCTTCACCATCTGAAACAGAATCTGTGGCGACCGGAAACCTCCGTCGTCATCGTGGGTTACCAGGCCCGACGAACCCTCGGAAGGCAGCTGGTCGACGGCTCGAGCAAGGTTCGGATTTTCGGTGAAGACATCGCGGTCAAAGCTTCCGTTCACACCCTCAACGGTTTCAGTGCGCATGCGGGACAGACCGAGCTGGTCGAGTGGTTTGGGGCCCTGGCGGGATCAAATCCGAAACTGGTCCTGACCCACGGAGAAGAAGACCCGAGGCACGCTCTCGCCGCGAAGATCAAGGAGCGTTACGGGATCGATGCGGTCCTGCCGAAGCTGAACGACTCGATCGCGATTTAG
- a CDS encoding TIGR00730 family Rossman fold protein has translation MKKRKVNAASATPALLARIGDVEKSFLSGKRDRAADLDSAVRVFLEYLHGVETLNFVTPCVTVFGSARFRPTSPQYKMARQVGRRLAETGFTVMTGGGPGIMEAANRGARDGRGPSVGCNIKLPHEQSPNPYLDEFIEFDHFFVRKVMLVKYSVAFVVLPGGFGTLDEIFETLTLMQTGKIQHFPVVLMGRRFWAPMMDFIDKSLIRNGTISPEDRDLFIVTDSADRAVRHIKEFVLPTNHREKNGIK, from the coding sequence ATGAAGAAACGAAAAGTGAATGCCGCGAGCGCGACTCCGGCTCTCCTGGCGCGAATTGGTGATGTCGAGAAGAGTTTCCTTTCAGGCAAGCGCGATCGGGCGGCCGACCTGGACAGCGCGGTCCGTGTCTTCCTCGAATACCTCCACGGCGTCGAGACCTTGAATTTCGTCACCCCTTGCGTGACCGTCTTCGGATCGGCCCGGTTTAGGCCGACATCGCCCCAGTACAAGATGGCCCGACAGGTGGGTCGTCGCCTGGCTGAGACGGGTTTCACCGTGATGACCGGAGGCGGACCCGGTATCATGGAAGCGGCCAATCGGGGTGCGCGGGATGGACGCGGACCGAGTGTCGGCTGCAATATCAAGCTTCCGCATGAACAGAGTCCGAATCCCTATCTCGACGAGTTCATCGAGTTCGATCACTTCTTCGTCCGCAAGGTCATGTTGGTCAAATACTCGGTCGCCTTTGTGGTGCTGCCCGGAGGGTTTGGCACCCTGGACGAGATCTTTGAGACGCTCACCCTGATGCAGACAGGGAAGATCCAGCATTTTCCGGTCGTCCTGATGGGCCGGCGATTCTGGGCGCCCATGATGGATTTCATCGACAAATCCCTCATTCGCAACGGGACGATCAGTCCGGAGGACCGCGATCTCTTCATCGTGACGGATTCGGCTGATCGCGCCGTCCGTCACATCAAGGAGTTCGTTCTTCCGACCAATCACCGCGAAAAGAACGGGATAAAATGA